TAGTGTGGAAGAGAGTTCGGTAAGAGATGTGACGAGGTGCGACTTTGATCTTCATCAAATCATTGCTGCTCGATATCGTGATGCTTCTCATGCTTGGCGATATCTGAAGTtgcatcctcctcctcctttaaCCTGATGATTCCAATCCGATACAACCCTAATTCCTCCCCCCAATCCCAATCCCAATCCCAATCCTAATCCCAATCCATACAACATCACCTCCCCTGCTCCTATCTTGATCTAGCTCACGTATCCGACGATGCTCGATTCCTATTAGCTCTTCTTTTTATTCCTTGTGGCCTTTTCCCAGACCGCATTTAGATCTCCGACAACCAGCGATGATCTGAATTTCAGATCTTTCCGCCGTCACACTCTCTCTGAGGGTTGATCTTAAGCAATTCGACACAAATGAGTTTTCCGCGAATCCGTGTTACAGCTAGATATTACAGAGTTCGATCAAAGACAAAATCAATGAGAGGAGAACAAAATGTtgaggcttttttttttttcaagtgatTTCGCCGGTGGATCTAAAACTTAATGGCCAAAATTAATACACAAAatcccaaaacaaaacaaaacaaaaaggaaaaaaaaaaatcgtaattAGTATTTAGATATCAGTAGTTATAAATGGGTTAACAGATTTGATTAAGATTTTTCTATGCTGCTAAAATTGAGTTTGGGATTGGTGGTGTCTTGACCTtgagtttatttttctttttttttttttttttttttgtataaagcTAATCATAGGTTTCTTCCTACTTTCATGCccaaacaataataattttgataGAAAAGAATTAGGAATAGTAATAGACTATTAAAACACAAATTGACAACTCTTTATGTGAAGTCGACAATAAGCTTAGCTACtcctactcttttttttttttttaaaacaaatagatCTTAGGATTAGCTTAATGCAAAATGATTTCTTCAGTTTCTTGAGAAACAAGAAAGGAACCCCAAAAAGTctcgagtttttttttccctGATCACTAAACCATAGCAAGACTACAATGAAACTGTACAACTTCGAAACTAAAGACTTCAAAAAAGCAAAGTCTTTTACGTATGTTACACTTTACAAGACAAGGACAATGGAGTTTGAATACAAAATTCCAAAAACTCCATTACAGAAAAAGAGTGAGTGAGGGAGagcttatcttcttcttcactacCTCAGCTCCAATATTCCACCAGTCAATGTCACTGAGCCACTCTCAACTTCAGCTTCTACTGACTCTTCTCTGCATCTCATGCTTTGACTTTTCAGAATTGTTCTTCATTCTATGAAACGTTTGATGACCACCGAGAGCTTGATACGTCGAGAAAACCCTCCCACAGAGCCTGCACCTATGCTCATTGTTCATCTGAAAACCCTTACTTGCTGAATTTGAAACTTCAAACACAGCTTCTTGACCCCCAAGTTTCTGCTCTGTATCCGTTTCAGCTTTCTTATCGTCCAAGCTCACTCTCTCCAACCTAACTTCTTCCCCAAAACTCTCTGCTCCTACCTCATCTTCTTTCATAACCTTCTTGTCTCCCAAGAAACCCAAAAGCTCTTTCGATGTTCCATTAGAATCAGTTCTAATCCCCACAAGTTTAAGCTCATTACTCAAAGACCCAACTAGCTTTTGCTCATTACCCAAAAACCCATCTTCACATTTTCTCTCATTCAACTCTAGATTCGAAAACAGAGCATCACCACTCTTAGACAACATAATCAGAGACTCAGCGACTTCCAACAGTTCTCCATCATTCCCAAacgcagaagaagaagacgaagacgaaaCAGAGAGTGGAGGAAGACTCTTCTTGTACCTGGAAACTCTTTTCGACCTCTTTCTCCTCTGCACACCACCACTCCTTAAGAAACACAACAGATCCCTTCTCATAGAttcgctcttcttcttcttctctttcaacGGATGCATAGTTTCGCTATGATTCCTCAGGCACTTCTCGTATCGAAACCCTTTACCGCACTCTCCGCAACGAACCAGACGCTTCTTCTTAACCCGCAGAGATTTCTGGGTTGTTCTCTTCTTCGGGCTTTCCCTCAATCCATAGTAGCAAAAGATCTCTTCGTAATGATGATTCATCGATTCTCCTAaacgattcttcttcttcatacgAGAGCTTCGAACCTTCCTGTTGTGTAAGTCGAAGATGGGTTTCTCGAATTCTTGGTGATCATCCATCGACGCCAAGCTCGTCAGACCCAGAGATGATCCGCGAAAAGACTCTCACCAATCACCCAAGAACTATGAGCATGGAGATAGCTAAAAGAATCGATTTTTCTTCACTTTCCCGAGAAAACGAGAGTAAgagtgagaagagagagagagagtagagaaacagagagattAATAAGCGAAGGAGGGAAGGAAGAAAGAAGCATAAACTAGACCTTTGGTTTCAGATAGAAGGTCCGACGTGGCATTTAGGAAGAAACAAAGGCCCATAAGCCAATGGACATACATAATTATCCAGAgcattaaaaccaaaaaatttgaaattaaacaatTAATCCCGTAATTAACGAACCGTTACAAAATTGCGCCTCCAAAGAAGTCGCAACGGTCACACTTTGCCCTCCATTTTCCCTCCTCTCTCtaactcttcttcttccctaCCAATAATTTTGCATCACTCACTTCGAAACAAACCCTAATTGCGATTGAGTTTTTTGATTCATCCCTTTCGCGATTCATTACTCTGTCATCATCTCCTATGGATCCGATCAGATTTCAATCGGATGCTCAAGTGGTTTCAGTCTCATCGGAGAACTCGAACCCTAACGTCTCGCGCGCGAGGATCTCCGGGTCTGCGTCCTCGAAGTCGAGTGAATCTGCGGAGAAGGTTACGAGATCGAAGCTTAATCCGAGCCAGGCGGCGTTTTCGCCACGGAATCGTATCAGAGAGAGGAGATTCGtggtggtgaagaagaagaagaaggaagattcAGCGTCTGTGGTCGCACGAGTGGACTGTAAGTGTGGAGCTAATAACATGAAGAAATGCGTTTGTGTTGCATATGAAACTCTCCGTGCTTCGCATGAAGAGTTCTTCAAAAAGCGAGGAGATTCGGAGGTCGAAACTGGAGAATCCAGCCAGAAtgtggaggaagaagatgaaatcgATGTTTGTTcgatgaagaggagaagagaaaagGTGCTTGAGGAAGCCAGAAGGAGCCTCCCTGAATATGGTAAAGTGATGCATCTCGTTAAGGCATTCGACAAGCTTACTTGCTTCCCCTTTGCAAAGGCAAAAGAAGGCAACGAAAAGGATGATAAGAAGATTAAGAAAGCTCTGAGATGGGAGTTGCCTGGGATGAGCCTGAAGCAGCCCAAGTGTCCAGAGGAAGCTGAGACTGAACAAGTCACTTGGAGTTCTTCATTTTCACCATCTGATTTGGTTTTAACAGCTACCAATCTTGGACTAGAACAACAACCTCACGCCTCAGTTTGTTCATCATGGGACAACATCAGGTAACCAAATGGAGATTTTTGTTCAAATTATCCACTTTTCTTATGAATACTTCAGTTTTGTTCTCTCTGATTGGGTGATGGTACAGTGTTTCAAGCCTTAATTCAAATGGTGGGAGGAGGAGCAGAAGAAATGTAAGTGTGTTAGCTTTCATGTATGCAAACATCTGGTTTTATCTAGACTCTTAGTGATTATCTTgaatatctctctctccttgtatgGTTGATGTAGAGCTTGGACTCCTCTGCTTCAATGGGTAGTAGAATATCAAAGAAGAAGCAGGTCAAAGTCACTTCTCTGAAGCCATTCAAACTTAGAACTGAGGTATAAAACTTGGCAGAATCAAATTAAGATAAAGATTTCTCAGGATATGATTTGTTTGTGATTGTTGGTCTATGTGTACGTAGGAACGTGGACGAATGAAAGAAGAAGAGTTAGCAAAGAAGCTACAAGAGATGACCATAGAGGAAGAAAAAATGAGAATCCCAATAGCTCAAGGTCTTCCCTGGACAACTGATGAACCTGAGGTGAGACTATCCTTTGCTTTTTATTAGCATTAAGTTATATCAATACCATATCGTTTATAGAGTTTTTTGATATTGATGTGGTACTGTAAGATGATATCGTTTATTAAGTAAAAAAAGCTTTTGAAGAAGGTTAATTAAACATTGCAATGTTGTTTTTCTCTGTTTCAGAGTCTGGTTAAGCCTCATGTGAAAGGTATCACAACACCAGTAGACTTGAAGCTCCACTCAGACATTCGAGCAATGGAGCGTGCAGAATTTGATTACCAGGTAAAAGACCTTGCAATGATTACATTCATTCAATACTTGAGAGAGAAATTGCATGTTTCAGTTTTTAGTTATGACCTGAACTTGAACCTGCACAGGCAGAGTCTTAGTCTTTCAGTCTATCAAATGACTAGTATACATCCTCAGCAGTTCGGCTTCATTGTACCAGGTTGCTGAGAAAATGAGTCTAATAGAGCAATACAAAGCAGAAAGAGAAGAGCAACAAAAGgtagcagaagaagaagagttaagAAGGTTGAGGAAAGAATTGATCCCAAAGGCACAACCAATGCCATACTTTGATCGACCATTCATCCCCAGAAGGTAAATAATAACACACTCATTGGGCTCAGTTCTCATCTTGATAGAAACATTACAAGGAGTATTCAGAAAGATaaactgttgttgttgtttgctaATGAAGGTCGAGCAAGCACCCGACGATACCTCGAGATCCCAAGTTTCACAAGACACAACACAAGACACAACACAAGAGATGCTGCAGTACATCATCTTGGAGTGAAACAGGATCTTACATGAGCGATCTCTTGTACCAGCAAGACCTTTAAAAAAGCATTGCCTTCCATTTGCACATTTCTTCACTATCTTCTTTTCTTGTTGCTGTCCTTGTCCATATTATCATCATAACTTGCCAAACAAAATTGTTACCATTTGAAGAAGCCATTTATGAGTTGCAACTCGCATGCATTTGTTTCCACGTTCATGATCAATCTCTTTGTTATCATCACAGTAATGAGCAAGTAACTCTCAGATACTCAGATTCATCCTGTAATTGTTTCTATCTTTTGAAACCTGTCTTGGTTCAAAGCTTATTCAGAAACTAGCTTTCCACTAAAACATTTTGAATTGTCTTATAGTTCAGCTGACGATTTTTAGATGTTCAAAGAGCCAACAAAAAAGACAATAAGTTTTGAACATTATGAGAGCAAGTCTTCAGCAATGATATTGATAATGGTTCTTGAGAGTAAAAGACAAAGGACTAAAAACAGAACATTGGTTTCAAAAGTAGTAGAACTAAAAACAAGATTCAGATCTTCAAATTTCAGCTGCAATACGTCCAGCAACCTGGTCCAAATCCCGTTGCCCACTGGAAGtgattcttcttcctctgaaagaaacaaagagagttTGTAACCATCAGCCTCTTTTTCAAAGAAAGATATACAAAGAAAAGGTTTTGATTTTAAAGGAAGTAATGTTACCCTTTGGTGTCAATTTCAACAATGTTCATAGTCTCCAACTGCTGGAGGATGTGACGGGCAATACCACCGCTGCTTTTGCAGAAGTGTGGTGGGCGACTGCCGTTTCTCTTGCTTCCACCATAGATTCTACGGAAAGCACCAACGCCAAGACCTCCCCTCAGGTACACTTTCCTTGCCATAGATGCTGCATAACAAGAGggtattggaaaaaaaaaaaattcttcatgCGTTGCAGAGATTTAGTATAGCAAGactaagagaaagagaaagagagattacCAGCTCTGATGTAGTACCAATCAGGATCATATGGGGCAAGCTCCTTCAACTTACCGGTCTTCACAATGTCTGTCCATGGGGGAAGCTcgatctgaaaaaaaataaaaagacattaCATTAATAAATGGTTATCAacatagtaaaaaaaaagagttgctTGGGCTTCAATTAATGTTCCCAACAAGAGACATTACATTAAGAATTCGAAGCATACGTGAGAAAGAAACAAAGTCAAGAAGCAGCAGTAAACAACTAGTGATGACCATGGCCAATTACAAACATCTTTCAACTAACTTACGGTACAGACAAAGACAAATCATTCAATTGATCAAAAAGACACTAATAAGCGAACAAACGACATCATATTACGAATTCAGTATGAAAAAAAACACTGAAAGCTACAGGTTTTGATTTATTGTTGGCTAAAGATACTAATTTCAATCCGACAATATAACATGTATTTGTTATTGACTAGTAGACTGTATGATAACCAATTACAATGCAAAAACTCAACATATGAAACCGAAAATCAGAAATGTGTAGACTTTGGTTGATTTAGGATGAGAAGAAGAGCACTGACCTTGCCAGATCGCTTGAGATGAGAAGCGTAAGCCTTGACGAAGTCATGAGGCGAGACGTCTTTCACAGTTTTACCTGTCGCCATGGCTAATTGTTCCACAACAGGAGTTTTGCTCAAACGCAGCTGAGTCTCTCGCAAAGGAGTAGGGCGTTTAATCTCCCACAAGTTTATATATGCGTCTTTACCATTTCGGCTAGGGTTTTCTCCAGATCCATGCCTTAAACCCGTCCCGTATATACACTAGTGGGCCTACATTCTTCTTCATAAGGCCTTATTAGCTCAAATAAGTGAGCCTTATTATGTCTTTCATGAGGTAACCAAGTTGGCCTTCCGAGTTTCAAACGCTGATGTGACACGTGCGCGGAATCAGGTTAACGCTCAGCTTCAGCTTCTGACTCACGTGTTTGTAGAACAATTtcaactgattttaaaatttcccTAACATAAATGCACTGGTCAATGAGAGAACAAATCTTAGTTTTGGTTCTAGTTTATGCTTTACTTTTTTGTAACCTGCAAAATCAATTGTATAAAACTTACCGAGACTTGTGATATATGCAGCTGCTGACCTATGGCCTATGGGAGACGAATCCCAACCGCTGAACTCTTTGCTAGGAATCGATGCTGTTGATGCCAGCACTATCAAACGTGTTGCCAACAAGTATATCTATGACAAGGTAAGTTTATCTATCTCTCTCGTCCTATTTATCTATCCAAACAAgcaagaacaaaagaaaaaaagggagTTCAAAACGCAAAGGGTAATAAAGGGTTTATTTTGGGGATAATGCGCAGGACATTTGCAATCTCAGCCATTGGTCCGATCCAAGATATGCCAGACTACAACAAGTTCAGACGCAGAACCTACTTGAACCGCTACTAAGCCTCTGAAATAACTGTCACGGAACGCCCACGGGAGAGAGAGCAGATCAAGGGTGGCGATGGATTCATTGTTTTTGAGTTTTCGGTTACTGTAATTGTTGGTAAATAAGTGTACCACCGTCTACTGCTATAGATGTTGGTTTGAAActttaattgaaaaaattatttcCTTCCCCCAAATTttagattaatatatttttaggtaTGTTATCAACTTTGTAATCATATGCATTGGTTCTGAAGTAATGGAAAATTTAATAACAATCAATTTCTAACAAATCAATAGCAACCAAAtgatttctatataaaaaattttgataaaatttgttaaCTCTATTCATCTTTTAGAATTTGTTCCAATAACCCCTCTGATAAATAAAATGAAGACAAGAGAAACATAAACATGTTCTTAGGAAGGAAGTTAACATGTCGTGGGATGAAACAAAAGAGTCTGAATTAGATTCACCATTGACAAGCGAAGGAAAGTGGAAATAAGAAAGACTGGAATAAAACAAACATTTTCAACTATGAACAAACAAGATATCAGTGATGCCGCGCTAATGAGTCTAACAAGTAGAATCTAAGTTTTGGTTAGTTCACCTCCATCAACTTCATAAATTGGCAATAAATAAGTTGTTGAGATACCAACTttgattacaaaatatatttaaccaaTTAATCAGGAATTTGTGATGGGTCCATCAAAATGCATATGAGACCAAATATTTGGTTTCATCTAAATGAGGTTCAATTTAAACTTATTCGCATAAAGCATCAAACCTTAAGAACTAGACAATTCATCAATCTAGAGTGTCCCTCAAACACACAACCACACCAATCAAGTCTTGCACAAATCTCTCCTTGTTCATCCCTTTCTAGTTTGATCTCAGCACACCAAAGTTCTACTTTATTCCGATCAATATCTTTCTCTAAAAACACAACCACCTTCTTATCGTACGTCACCGTGCGTGCACGAGTAGTCCCGCTCAATCCTATCTCACCCTTGACCCTTTTCCAACACCTTTCTTTTAAATCATAACTTCTTAAAATCTTCGAAGCTGTAGAATAGTAGTACAATACTCCCTCGATAACACATTCACTACCGACCCAATGATAAGATTTTAACATGTCGTCTTTCTCCATTTTATCTTGACTCGGATCGTAAACAAAGCCATGCTTTAAAACCCTGAAATAAATCTTATCATCCCACGTCACTGCACTATTAGAATACCAATCGAACACCAGATTGTCTGGTCTTGTTTTGGACTCCCAAGTTTCAGATTTTACGTCAAACACCATGACATCCATGGGCCCCTCTGAAAACACTGGGAAACGTGAACGGCATCCTCCAATGACATATATTTTCTCGTTTATATAGCCAGAGACCGAACTAGCGACTGCCCTTGGCATGTTAGGGAGATGATGATTTGCCGTGTGAAGCGGGCAATCGATGAGTGTTAATGCATTAGATGAGACTTCAAAGCAAGATCCGCCCATTACGTAGATCTTTGAACCAACAGCCACGTAGCTGCCATAAGAAGGCATTGGAGGGAGTGATGGGATAGGGACCAAGCAATAATCTCCACTAGAGTTGATTTTCTGACGTAGAGTATACAAACGGTCGTAACCATCGTCGCGTGAATAAATGGTAACATAGAGACAGCATTCGGTGCGGTCCAAGAGAGACCGTCTCGCGTATAGTTGTGGCGATGCTATAAGAGATCGACAGAACTTCGAAACCAGAGAAAGAGAGGGATAGTAACGTCTAGGTACACGAGCCACACATTCTATAATAACATCTTCTGGAAGTGAAGTGATCCAACACATAGCCATATGTATCAATCGTCTATATGAACACCTCACTCCAATCCCataatcttatatatagatttataatgATGGACAAGTGGGAGGGTAGAGTTTAAAAAGAGGTAGATAATCCATCAATGGTAAATAACAGTAATATATATACGATATTTtatggtaaaaaaatatttagataatatagttttctgtattttaaaatgaaagaaATCTAGATAGAATAGTTTTGATATCAGAAAATTCAACTATATCTAAAAATCTTGATATCCTAATTATCAGTAATGAGATGTGGCATAAATTGAGATTCTGTGTGACCAAAATTATAATGTTTGTATATCTCTCTTATTATATGTAATCCATAAATGCAATTGTTGGagaatttttctaatttaattttttttataatgtatttaattttgaatttttatttatgtctaAATTTCAATATCAACTTCGAAAAATAAtccaaaaatttaatttttaaaattttatctatCTACTCATAATAACAATCTCAATTAATTACAAAGTTTGTGAATCCCACTTATGTTAAAAAGTTGtgtcttttataaaatgttgTCTTTTCAAAAAGTTCAATGTTGGAAGGTTgtgtattttctaaaaattcatataagtattttttaaaaagtgaaaaGTTATGACTATTCTGataagtatatttttaaaataactatttttaaattggaagagttgtgactattcaaattGAAGAGCTGGGactattcaaatatatttttaaaatctataaatagtctTTGACATgtatttcacaaaacaaaattttcactaatcaaactaataataaaaacttaGGAACTCTAACATCAATATTCTTGCAACATATCAATATTCTTGTTTTCACTATATGAACAAACATATCTATGTTCCTCCAGTTCCCCAGGGCTTATGGAGTCTCCGCATTGTTAAATGCTATAAAGTTCTCACTTAATATTTGTAGTATCAAGCTAATTATTGTTCTGA
The window above is part of the Brassica napus cultivar Da-Ae chromosome C3, Da-Ae, whole genome shotgun sequence genome. Proteins encoded here:
- the LOC106388645 gene encoding 40S ribosomal protein S19-1-like, producing the protein MATGKTVKDVSPHDFVKAYASHLKRSGKIELPPWTDIVKTGKLKELAPYDPDWYYIRAASMARKVYLRGGLGVGAFRRIYGGSKRNGSRPPHFCKSSGGIARHILQQLETMNIVEIDTKGGRRITSSGQRDLDQVAGRIAAEI
- the LOC106384126 gene encoding F-box/kelch-repeat protein At4g38940-like, with the translated sequence MAMCWITSLPEDVIIECVARVPRRYYPSLSLVSKFCRSLIASPQLYARRSLLDRTECCLYVTIYSRDDGYDRLYTLRQKINSSGDYCLVPIPSLPPMPSYGSYVAVGSKIYVMGGSCFEVSSNALTLIDCPLHTANHHLPNMPRAVASSVSGYINEKIYVIGGCRSRFPVFSEGPMDVMVFDVKSETWESKTRPDNLVFDWYSNSAVTWDDKIYFRVLKHGFVYDPSQDKMEKDDMLKSYHWVGSECVIEGVLYYYSTASKILRSYDLKERCWKRVKGEIGLSGTTRARTVTYDKKVVVFLEKDIDRNKVELWCAEIKLERDEQGEICARLDWCGCVFEGHSRLMNCLVLKV
- the LOC106443854 gene encoding uncharacterized protein LOC106443854, which encodes MDDHQEFEKPIFDLHNRKVRSSRMKKKNRLGESMNHHYEEIFCYYGLRESPKKRTTQKSLRVKKKRLVRCGECGKGFRYEKCLRNHSETMHPLKEKKKKSESMRRDLLCFLRSGGVQRRKRSKRVSRYKKSLPPLSVSSSSSSSAFGNDGELLEVAESLIMLSKSGDALFSNLELNERKCEDGFLGNEQKLVGSLSNELKLVGIRTDSNGTSKELLGFLGDKKVMKEDEVGAESFGEEVRLERVSLDDKKAETDTEQKLGGQEAVFEVSNSASKGFQMNNEHRCRLCGRVFSTYQALGGHQTFHRMKNNSEKSKHEMQRRVSRS
- the LOC106386588 gene encoding uncharacterized protein LOC106386588; the protein is MDPIRFQSDAQVVSVSSENSNPNVSRARISGSASSKSSESAEKVTRSKLNPSQAAFSPRNRIRERRFVVVKKKKKEDSASVVARVDCKCGANNMKKCVCVAYETLRASHEEFFKKRGDSEVETGESSQNVEEEDEIDVCSMKRRREKVLEEARRSLPEYGKVMHLVKAFDKLTCFPFAKAKEGNEKDDKKIKKALRWELPGMSLKQPKCPEEAETEQVTWSSSFSPSDLVLTATNLGLEQQPHASVCSSWDNISVSSLNSNGGRRSRRNSLDSSASMGSRISKKKQVKVTSLKPFKLRTEERGRMKEEELAKKLQEMTIEEEKMRIPIAQGLPWTTDEPESLVKPHVKGITTPVDLKLHSDIRAMERAEFDYQVAEKMSLIEQYKAEREEQQKVAEEEELRRLRKELIPKAQPMPYFDRPFIPRRSSKHPTIPRDPKFHKTQHKTQHKRCCSTSSWSETGSYMSDLLYQQDL